In Mesorhizobium sp. 113-3-3, a genomic segment contains:
- a CDS encoding SDR family NAD(P)-dependent oxidoreductase: MTTNITALVTGANKGIGLETARRLAAMGFKVWLGARDPERGEAAAKALRNEGLDAEWLALDVASDDSVAAAARTLMARVSSLDALVNNAGIAPGYVDALGPDGRYERPPSREDVADMKATYEVNVFGPVRVTQAFLPLLLAAPAARIVMVSSYLGSIARAAGNSQSPNVMGYGSSKTALNSITVAFARELSPRGVMVNAAAPGYTATDLNARRGGRTVQQAAGVIVQLATLKAGGPTGGYFDENGPLPW; the protein is encoded by the coding sequence ATGACGACGAACATAACTGCGCTGGTCACCGGCGCCAACAAGGGTATCGGCCTCGAGACCGCTCGCCGGCTTGCTGCCATGGGGTTCAAGGTATGGCTCGGCGCTCGCGATCCCGAGCGCGGGGAGGCCGCGGCCAAGGCGTTGCGCAATGAGGGGCTCGACGCCGAATGGCTCGCGCTTGATGTCGCCAGCGACGACAGCGTGGCGGCGGCGGCCAGAACCTTGATGGCGCGGGTATCCAGCCTCGACGCACTGGTCAACAATGCCGGCATCGCGCCCGGTTATGTCGACGCACTTGGTCCGGACGGCCGCTACGAACGGCCGCCGAGCCGCGAGGATGTCGCTGACATGAAGGCCACCTATGAGGTCAACGTCTTCGGCCCGGTTCGCGTCACCCAGGCTTTCCTGCCGCTGCTCCTGGCAGCGCCCGCCGCCCGCATCGTCATGGTCAGCAGCTATCTCGGCTCGATCGCGCGTGCCGCCGGCAACAGCCAGTCGCCCAATGTCATGGGTTATGGCAGTTCGAAAACCGCGCTCAATTCCATCACAGTGGCCTTCGCGCGGGAGCTGTCGCCGCGCGGCGTGATGGTCAACGCCGCCGCACCCGGCTACACCGCGACGGACCTCAATGCGCGCAGAGGCGGCCGAACGGTGCAGCAGGCAGCCGGGGTCATCGTGCAACTGGCGACGCTGAAGGCTGGCGGACCGACCGGCGGCTATTTCGACGAGAACGGCCCTTTGCCCTGGTGA
- the trhO gene encoding oxygen-dependent tRNA uridine(34) hydroxylase TrhO: MTLSAPSQPVRVAALYRFARLDAFETLRAPLAAFCCGRGIRGTLLLAHEGINGTVAGSEAAIAELIDYIEAIDGLAGLEVKYSAAADMPFHRMKVRLKREIVTMGVEDIDPVASAGTYVVPADWNALISQPDTIVIDTRNAYEVSIGTFKGALDPATASFREFPAWVEAHRSELEGRKVAMFCTGGIRCEKATAYVKSLGFEDVFHLKGGILKYLEEVPAEQSLWQGECFVFDERVSVSHGLAEGDAQLCRACRHPLTASELVSPKYVAGISCPHCFDARTDEDRQRYAERQRQVELAQARGKGPHIGS; encoded by the coding sequence ATGACACTGTCCGCCCCATCCCAGCCCGTCCGCGTCGCCGCGCTCTACCGGTTTGCCCGGCTCGACGCCTTCGAGACGCTGCGCGCGCCGCTGGCCGCCTTCTGCTGCGGGCGCGGCATCAGGGGCACGCTGCTTCTGGCGCATGAAGGCATCAACGGCACCGTCGCCGGCAGTGAGGCCGCGATCGCCGAGCTGATCGACTATATCGAAGCCATCGACGGCCTGGCGGGCCTCGAGGTCAAGTACAGCGCAGCCGCGGACATGCCGTTCCACCGTATGAAGGTACGGCTGAAACGCGAGATCGTCACTATGGGCGTCGAGGACATCGATCCGGTGGCGAGTGCCGGCACCTATGTCGTGCCCGCCGACTGGAACGCGCTGATTTCGCAACCCGACACGATCGTCATCGACACGCGCAATGCCTATGAGGTCTCAATCGGCACCTTCAAGGGCGCGCTCGATCCGGCGACCGCGAGCTTTCGCGAATTCCCAGCCTGGGTGGAAGCGCACCGGTCGGAACTCGAAGGCCGCAAGGTGGCGATGTTCTGCACCGGCGGCATTCGCTGCGAGAAGGCGACCGCCTACGTCAAGTCGCTCGGCTTCGAGGACGTGTTCCATCTCAAGGGCGGCATCCTCAAATATCTCGAAGAGGTGCCGGCCGAACAGAGCCTGTGGCAAGGCGAGTGCTTCGTTTTCGACGAGCGGGTTTCGGTGTCGCATGGTCTCGCCGAGGGTGACGCGCAACTCTGCCGCGCCTGCCGTCATCCGCTGACGGCAAGCGAACTGGTGTCGCCGAAATATGTCGCCGGCATCTCTTGCCCGCATTGTTTCGACGCTCGCACCGACGAGGACCGCCAGCGCTATGCCGAGCGTCAGCGGCAGGTCGAGCTTGCGCAGGCGCGGGGCAAGGGGCCGCATATCGGCTCCTGA
- a CDS encoding 2-dehydro-3-deoxy-phosphogluconate aldolase: protein MPSKTEKLLSLLNGQPVIPVLKINDVANAVPLARALARGGLPAIEITLRTADALEAIRRVAAEVEEAIVGAGTILDSKQFDEAAAAGSRFIVSPGITRELLAAAADSEVPLLPGAITPGEIMAAREAGLRFLKFFPAEQSGGIASLKAFASPLADVKFCPTGGITGKNAADYLSLPNVICVGGSWVAPDDMVKAGKWDEIEALARAASQLRK, encoded by the coding sequence ATGCCGAGCAAGACCGAAAAACTCCTGTCGCTCCTCAACGGCCAGCCGGTCATTCCGGTGCTGAAGATCAATGATGTCGCCAACGCGGTGCCTTTGGCGCGCGCCCTGGCACGCGGCGGCCTGCCGGCGATCGAGATCACGCTGCGGACCGCCGACGCGCTGGAAGCGATCCGGCGCGTGGCGGCCGAGGTCGAGGAAGCCATTGTCGGCGCTGGCACCATTCTGGACAGCAAGCAGTTCGATGAAGCGGCCGCAGCCGGTTCGCGCTTCATCGTCAGCCCCGGCATCACGCGCGAGCTTCTGGCGGCCGCCGCCGACAGCGAGGTTCCGCTGCTGCCCGGCGCCATCACGCCCGGCGAGATAATGGCCGCGCGCGAGGCGGGCCTGCGCTTCCTGAAATTCTTTCCGGCCGAGCAGTCCGGCGGCATCGCCTCGCTGAAGGCCTTCGCCTCGCCGCTCGCCGACGTCAAATTCTGCCCGACCGGCGGCATCACCGGCAAGAATGCCGCCGACTATCTCAGCCTGCCCAACGTCATCTGCGTCGGCGGCTCCTGGGTCGCGCCCGACGACATGGTCAAGGCCGGCAAGTGGGACGAGATCGAAGCGCTCGCGCGCGCTGCGAGCCAGCTCCGGAAATAA
- a CDS encoding AraC family transcriptional regulator produces MEEALQELIAVAGRHAHGRRTRTAIPRVTIGRSEVPTPPLPELCQPTVLFVLQGTKTVLIGDRTLRYGAGSYFVYAVETPATSQLIEASGARPYMAIAFALDIELIASLLIDHKPAVDGDSFVTNRLDDDLLDAWRRMLRLLDRPAEIPVLAPMLEREIAFRLLQGPQGAKLRQLARADGRLSQIRRATAWIRSHYNEPIDVSELAALAHMSNASFHRHFKAATAMSPIQYQKQVRLLEARHLLIAEPGSATRVAFAVGYESASQFSREYARHFGLPPARDAARLLARGEAATLEID; encoded by the coding sequence ATGGAAGAAGCCCTGCAGGAATTGATCGCGGTCGCCGGCCGCCATGCACATGGGCGGCGCACCAGAACGGCCATACCGCGTGTCACCATCGGCCGCAGCGAGGTTCCGACCCCGCCTCTGCCCGAGCTTTGCCAACCGACTGTACTGTTCGTGCTGCAGGGGACCAAAACGGTGCTGATCGGCGACCGCACGCTTCGCTACGGCGCCGGCAGCTATTTCGTGTACGCCGTGGAGACGCCCGCCACCAGCCAGCTGATCGAGGCGAGCGGCGCCCGCCCTTACATGGCCATCGCCTTCGCCCTCGATATCGAACTGATTGCCAGCCTGCTTATCGACCACAAACCGGCGGTCGACGGCGATAGTTTCGTGACCAACCGGTTGGATGACGACCTGCTCGATGCATGGCGCCGCATGCTGCGGCTGCTCGACCGCCCGGCCGAAATTCCGGTGCTGGCGCCCATGCTCGAACGCGAGATCGCATTCCGCCTGCTGCAAGGCCCGCAAGGCGCGAAGCTGCGCCAGCTTGCGCGTGCCGACGGCCGCCTGTCACAGATCCGCCGCGCCACCGCCTGGATACGATCGCACTACAACGAGCCTATCGACGTATCGGAGCTGGCCGCGCTGGCACATATGAGCAACGCTTCGTTTCACCGTCACTTCAAGGCGGCAACCGCCATGAGCCCGATCCAGTATCAGAAACAGGTGCGGCTGCTTGAGGCGCGTCATCTGCTGATCGCCGAGCCGGGCAGCGCCACGCGTGTCGCCTTTGCCGTCGGCTATGAAAGCGCATCCCAGTTCAGCCGGGAATATGCGCGCCATTTTGGACTGCCGCCGGCGCGTGACGCGGCGCGGCTTCTGGCCAGGGGCGAAGCAGCCACGCTGGAAATTGACTGA
- a CDS encoding tellurite resistance TerB family protein, producing the protein MFDPKKLLDDLLGSQIPGTSGTVRDKAGQAVQMAKDNPLAAGALAAVLLGTGAGREVTGAAVKLGGLAAIGGLAYKAYQNYKAGNAPEQAPAAGEPELLPPPQDTAFHPSQAPQGEDEFTLTLVRAMISAAKADGHVDEEERKKIAGKLSLSGIGSDAEKFLMAELERPLDLDTLVAEAKTDAQKLELYTASRLTIDPDTRAERGYLDLLAGRLGLPDALVDHVEATVSAAKVPAKAGTSPNPRW; encoded by the coding sequence ATGTTCGATCCCAAGAAGCTTCTCGACGATCTGCTCGGCTCGCAAATTCCCGGCACCAGCGGCACCGTCCGCGACAAGGCGGGCCAGGCGGTGCAGATGGCCAAGGACAACCCGCTGGCCGCCGGCGCGCTTGCCGCGGTGCTGCTTGGAACAGGGGCCGGCCGCGAGGTGACGGGTGCCGCGGTGAAGCTGGGTGGGCTGGCCGCGATCGGCGGCCTCGCCTACAAGGCCTACCAGAACTACAAGGCCGGCAATGCCCCGGAGCAGGCGCCCGCCGCCGGCGAACCGGAATTGCTGCCGCCGCCTCAGGACACCGCCTTCCACCCGTCGCAGGCGCCGCAAGGCGAGGACGAATTCACGCTGACCCTGGTGCGGGCAATGATCTCGGCGGCCAAGGCGGACGGCCATGTCGACGAGGAGGAGCGCAAGAAGATCGCCGGCAAGCTCAGCCTTTCGGGGATCGGCTCCGATGCCGAGAAATTCCTGATGGCGGAGCTGGAGCGGCCACTCGACCTCGACACGCTGGTGGCAGAGGCCAAGACCGACGCGCAGAAGCTCGAACTCTATACGGCGTCGCGCCTCACCATCGATCCCGACACGCGCGCCGAGCGCGGCTATCTCGACCTGCTTGCGGGCCGGCTCGGTTTGCCGGACGCGCTGGTCGACCATGTGGAGGCGACAGTTTCGGCGGCCAAGGTGCCAGCCAAAGCAGGGACATCGCCCAACCCGCGCTGGTAG